In Amycolatopsis jiangsuensis, the following proteins share a genomic window:
- a CDS encoding aminotransferase family protein produces MADQRPNPLWHPFADMGAVDGDRFVVTRAEGSYVWDDAGTRYFDATASLWYANVGHGRPEITRAVTAQLEQLDAYHLFARTANEPALRLAERLSELAPVPGSKVFLGSGGGDVVDTAVKIARTYFVHIGRPDKTHVISRTQGYHGTHGFGTAAGGITVNAEGFGPLPGDFSHVAYDSPEALEAEIQRLGAERVAAFLCEPVIGAGGVLLPPDGYVEAVAEICRRHDVLFVADCVICGFGRLGTWFGIDRWSVRPDLVTTAKGITGGTIPLGALLVAPHVAEPFFTGRPGAPVLRHGATYAGHPVACAAANATLDLYERDDLIPRGRSLEKPLADSLSGAAGHEAVAEVRAGLGFLAAVELTPDVLAAHPGAADRLYRLLLGEGVVVRPVAKGIVLSPPLIADEPELDLLASAIPRSLDRLLSTVD; encoded by the coding sequence ATGGCAGACCAGCGACCGAATCCGCTGTGGCACCCGTTCGCCGACATGGGCGCGGTGGACGGTGACCGGTTCGTGGTGACCCGCGCCGAGGGCTCGTACGTGTGGGACGACGCGGGCACCCGCTACTTCGACGCCACCGCGTCCCTCTGGTATGCGAACGTCGGGCATGGGCGTCCGGAAATCACCCGGGCCGTGACCGCGCAGCTGGAGCAGCTCGACGCCTACCATTTGTTCGCCCGCACCGCGAACGAGCCCGCGCTGCGGCTGGCGGAGCGGCTGTCCGAGCTCGCTCCGGTGCCGGGCTCGAAGGTGTTCCTCGGTTCCGGCGGTGGCGATGTCGTGGACACGGCGGTGAAGATCGCACGTACCTACTTCGTCCACATCGGACGTCCGGACAAGACGCACGTGATCAGCCGGACCCAGGGTTACCACGGCACGCACGGATTCGGCACCGCGGCCGGCGGAATCACGGTCAACGCCGAGGGTTTCGGCCCGCTGCCGGGAGATTTCTCCCACGTCGCCTACGACAGCCCCGAAGCGCTGGAGGCGGAGATCCAGCGGCTCGGCGCCGAACGGGTGGCGGCGTTCCTGTGCGAGCCGGTGATCGGCGCCGGCGGGGTGCTGCTTCCGCCGGACGGGTACGTCGAGGCGGTGGCCGAGATCTGCCGCCGGCACGACGTGCTGTTCGTGGCGGACTGCGTGATCTGCGGGTTCGGCCGGCTCGGCACGTGGTTCGGCATCGACCGCTGGTCGGTGCGGCCGGACCTGGTGACCACGGCGAAGGGCATCACCGGCGGCACGATCCCGCTCGGCGCGCTGCTGGTCGCGCCGCACGTCGCGGAGCCGTTCTTCACCGGACGTCCCGGCGCGCCGGTGCTTCGCCACGGCGCGACGTACGCGGGGCATCCGGTGGCGTGCGCGGCCGCGAACGCCACTTTGGACCTCTACGAGCGCGACGACCTGATCCCGCGCGGGCGAAGCCTGGAAAAGCCGTTGGCCGACTCGCTTTCCGGCGCCGCCGGACACGAGGCTGTCGCGGAAGTGCGTGCGGGCCTGGGGTTCCTGGCCGCTGTCGAGCTGACGCCGGACGTGCTGGCCGCGCACCCGGGTGCCGCTGACCGGCTTTACCGGCTCCTGCTCGGCGAAGGCGTGGTCGTGCGGCCGGTGGCCAAGGGCATCGTGCTGTCGCCGCCGCTGATCGCGGACGAACCGGAGCTGGATCTGCTGGCCTCGGCGATCCCTCGGTCGCTGGACCGGCTGCTGTCTACAGTGGACTGA
- a CDS encoding esterase-like activity of phytase family protein produces the protein MDRRGMHRFIVATAVVGLSLSAGTADATPKTTAWPGGPAVAEADSPGTFGENLSGLSFSDSKTLWAVRNGPGTLYHLAPDDGKWQPEPASGTALHYPDGKGDPDAEGVVATPEGVFVSTERDNDNGDASKPEVLRYDASTAASLDATAEWDLTEDLPEVHSNKGLEAITWIPDAALTAHGFRDEHTKAAYDPAEYPGHGGGLFLVGLEDNGAVYAYALDQSGGGYTRVATVPSGQPAVMELEYAPQSAQLWATCDDTCKGRSTTLSIDAQGSFAVDAEYDRPSEMPDYNNEGFAIAPACTGSDRPVLWSDDSSDDEHALRSGTLPCQG, from the coding sequence GTGGACCGGCGTGGAATGCACCGCTTCATCGTCGCGACGGCCGTGGTGGGGCTGAGCCTCAGCGCCGGTACCGCGGACGCGACTCCGAAAACCACCGCATGGCCGGGAGGCCCGGCAGTCGCGGAGGCCGACAGTCCCGGCACTTTCGGCGAGAACCTCAGCGGACTGTCCTTTTCGGACTCGAAGACGTTGTGGGCGGTCCGGAACGGGCCCGGCACGCTCTACCACCTCGCCCCCGACGACGGGAAGTGGCAGCCCGAACCCGCCAGTGGCACGGCATTGCACTATCCGGACGGGAAGGGCGATCCCGACGCCGAAGGCGTGGTCGCGACGCCGGAGGGGGTTTTCGTCTCGACCGAGCGCGACAACGACAACGGCGACGCGAGCAAGCCGGAAGTACTCCGCTACGACGCATCCACCGCCGCCTCGCTCGACGCGACTGCCGAATGGGACCTCACCGAGGATTTGCCCGAGGTGCACAGCAACAAGGGCCTCGAAGCCATCACCTGGATCCCGGACGCGGCGCTCACCGCGCACGGTTTCCGTGACGAGCACACGAAAGCGGCCTACGACCCCGCCGAGTACCCCGGACACGGCGGCGGTCTTTTCCTGGTCGGCCTCGAGGACAACGGCGCCGTGTACGCCTACGCGCTCGACCAGTCGGGCGGCGGCTACACCCGCGTCGCGACCGTCCCGAGCGGCCAGCCGGCCGTGATGGAGCTGGAGTATGCACCGCAGAGCGCACAGCTGTGGGCCACGTGCGACGACACGTGCAAAGGCCGCTCCACCACGCTTTCCATCGACGCGCAGGGCAGCTTCGCGGTCGACGCGGAGTACGACCGCCCCTCCGAAATGCCGGACTACAACAACGAAGGGTTCGCGATCGCACCCGCGTGCACCGGCAGCGACCGGCCGGTGCTGTGGTCCGACGACAGCAGCGACGACGAGCACGCGTTGCGCAGCGGCACGCTGCCCTGCCAGGGCTGA
- a CDS encoding YrhK family protein yields the protein MANHAGETRPHDPDERGAGRTTDLVLTFGHDELIIRRRYEVLSIVNDILIALWFVAGSLLFFSEALTTLATWFFLLGSIELLIRPGIRLVRAVHLRRIRTDGAVDSGSDF from the coding sequence ATGGCGAACCACGCGGGGGAAACCCGGCCGCACGATCCGGACGAGCGCGGCGCCGGCCGGACGACAGACCTCGTTCTCACGTTCGGCCACGACGAACTCATCATCCGCCGTCGGTACGAGGTACTGAGCATCGTCAACGACATCCTCATCGCGCTCTGGTTCGTCGCCGGCAGTCTCCTGTTCTTCTCCGAAGCGCTCACCACGCTCGCCACCTGGTTCTTCCTCCTCGGCAGCATCGAACTGCTGATCCGTCCCGGCATCCGGCTCGTCCGCGCGGTGCACCTGCGTCGCATCCGCACCGACGGAGCCGTGGACTCGGGCTCCGACTTCTGA
- a CDS encoding GNAT family N-acetyltransferase: MIRLATPTDLPLLTELERAAGAVFRDVGMAAIADDEPASPEQLAVFQTGGRCWVYEEDARPAGYVLAAEVDGFGHVEQVSVRPEHTGRGLGRRLIDTVGEWAVAGGLPGLTLTTFTDVPWNGPYYARLGFCPLPPEEQGPHLRAIRQAEIDRGLDRWPRMAMLRLH; this comes from the coding sequence ATGATCCGCCTCGCGACCCCCACCGACCTGCCGCTGCTGACCGAGCTCGAACGCGCGGCAGGCGCGGTGTTCCGAGACGTCGGGATGGCCGCGATCGCCGACGACGAACCGGCTTCCCCCGAGCAACTGGCGGTGTTCCAGACCGGCGGCCGCTGCTGGGTGTACGAGGAGGACGCCCGCCCGGCCGGCTACGTCCTGGCCGCCGAGGTCGACGGATTCGGCCACGTGGAACAGGTTTCGGTGCGACCGGAGCACACCGGCCGCGGACTGGGCCGCCGGCTGATCGATACCGTCGGCGAGTGGGCCGTCGCCGGCGGCCTGCCCGGGCTCACCCTGACCACGTTCACCGACGTGCCGTGGAACGGGCCGTACTACGCGCGACTCGGCTTTTGCCCGCTCCCGCCCGAGGAACAGGGACCGCACCTGCGGGCGATCCGCCAGGCCGAGATCGACCGCGGCCTGGACCGCTGGCCGCGGATGGCGATGCTGCGGCTGCACTGA